In a genomic window of Epinephelus lanceolatus isolate andai-2023 chromosome 3, ASM4190304v1, whole genome shotgun sequence:
- the unc93b1 gene encoding protein unc-93 homolog B1, whose protein sequence is MMEAAHQEDVVGDVDQFVAPPNGGINELLNVGQEDNTQGQMEEFLSPQAEYNEEEEERKYYRRKRLGVIKNVLAASVGAMIVYSVYLGLLQMQLILHYDMTYREVKYSNLGLEDIDRKMLMGINVTPIIGLLYTPVLIRFLGTKWMMFLASGIYALFVSTNYWERYYTLVPSAVAIGVAIVPLWASLGNYITRMAQQYYEYVNYKEEHVQEQKKLPKGACHSYIIVFQSVFSIIFHLSFVFAEFPMRFVLNSHLQEEKHILHNVKGCGANISGVIPGFNTTVLTNLPRSMLLIQVESVLMGFAFLAMIIFLVLCGAAYRPTEEIDLRSIGWGNIFQLPFKHLRDYRLRLLCPFFIYSGFEVLFAVTGFSLSYGVCVLGLKKLWLLIVVYGLSCSIFSSLSLCLLRLQRWVCLAGGATVHGVLLVALLALSLPANKPDVYEGPLLVISVLWGLGTALNKTGVSTLLGMLYAEEKERLDFVYTIYHWWQAIAIFIVYLWSNLPMRAKLSILLATLLLACYCYLVMERRLSMKVPYRLPRIPRPRHKVKGYRYLEEDNSDESDSERSEEDDKEEREDGEHVPEEMGAEDREEGGQDAGVQGADSPVARRRGAEGHRRSWENPHVKEEMREEREGG, encoded by the exons ATG ATGGAGGCAGCTCATCAAGAAGATGTGGTAGGGGATGTTGATCAATTTGTAGCACCTCCCAATGGCGGCATAAATGAACTGCTGAATGTGGGGCAAGAAGACAACACGCAGGGCCAG ATGGAGGAGTTTCTGAGCCCACAGGCAGAGTAcaacgaggaggaggaggagaggaaatacTACAGGAGGAAGAGGCTGGGAGTCATCAAAAATGTTCTTGCAGCCAGTGTTGGAGCCATGattgtgtacagtgtgtacctGG GCCTACTGCAGATGCAGCTGATCCTCCATTATGATATGACCTACCGTGAGGTGAAGTACAGCAACCTTGGCCTGGAGGACATCGACCGCAAGATGCTGATGGGCATCAATGTCACACCCATCATAGGCCTGCTGTACACCCCCGTACTTATCAG GTTTCTAGGTACTAAGTGGATGATGTTCCTGGCTTCAGGAATCTATGCACTCTTTGTGTCAACCAATTACTGGGAGAGGTACTACACCTTGGTTCCATCAGCTGTAGCCATCGGTGTGGCCATTGTGCCGCTCTGGGCCTCGTTGGGAAATTACATTACAAG GATGGCTCAGCAGTACTATGAGTATGTAAACTACAAGGAAGAGCATGTGCAGGAGCAGAAGAAGCTTCCTAAGGGAGCGTGCCACAGCTACATCATTGTTTTCCAGTCAGTCTTCTCCATCATATTCCAT CTGAGTTTTGTCTTTGCGGAGTTCCCCATGCGTTTTGTCCTCAACAGCCACCTgcaagaagaaaaacacattctCCATAATGTCAAGGGCTGTG GAGCAAACATCAGTGGAGTGATCCCTGGCTTCAACACCACCGTGCTCACCAATCTGCCTCGCTCCATGCTGCTCATCCAGGTGGAGAGTGTTCTCATGGGCTTCGCCTTCCTTGCCATGATCATC TTCCTTGTGCTGTGTGGTGCTGCCTACCGCCCGACAGAAGAGATTGACCTTCGCAGTATCGGCTGGGGAAACATCTTCCAGCTGCCTTTTAAACACCTGAGAGACTACCGTCTACGATTGCTCTGCCCCTTCTTCATCTACAGCGgctttgaagtgctgtttgcTGTCACAGGATTCTCCCTG TCCTATGGAGTCTGTGTTTTGGGCCTGAAAAAACTGTGGCTTCTCATAGTCGTCTATGGCCTCTCCTGCTCCAtcttttcctccctctccctttGCCTCCTacgcctccagcgctgggtgtgTCTGGCGGGGGGTGCTACTGTGCATGGGGTGCTGCTGGTGGCTCTCCTGGCATTGTCTCTACCTGCTAACAAGCCAGATGTGTATGAGGGCCCTCTGCTGGTAATCTCTGTGCTGTGGGGACTTGGCACAGCCCTGAACAAGACAGGAGTCAGCA ctctgctCGGTATGCTGTACGCTGAGGAAAAAGAACGTCTGGACTTTGTCTATACCATCTATCACTGGTGGCAAGCCATCGCCATCTTCATAGTCTACCTGTGGTCCAACCTGCCTATGAGg GCCAAACTCTCCATCCTTTTGGCCACTTTGTTGCTGGCCTGCTACTGTTACTTGGTGATGGAGCGTCGGCTGTCCATGAAAGTGCCTTACAGACTGCCTCGCATCCCACGGCCACGGCACAAG GTCAAAGGCTACCGCTACCTGGAAGAGGACAACTCAGATGAGTCAGACTCAGAGAGAAGTGAGGAGGATGacaaggaagagagggaggacgGAGAGCATGTGCCGGAGGAGATGGGAGCAGAGGACAGGGAGGAAGGAGGCCAAGACGCAGGGGTCCAAGGAGCTGACTCACCGGTAGCCAGGAGGAGAGGGGCTGAGGGTCACCGCCGTAGCTGGGAGAACCCTCATGTGAAGGAGGAAATGAGGGAAGAGCGTGAGGgagggtga
- the timm10 gene encoding mitochondrial import inner membrane translocase subunit Tim10: MDPMKAQQLAAELEVEMMADMYNRMTNACHRKCVPPHYKEAELTKGESVCLDRCVAKYLDLHERLGRKLTELSVQDEEVMRKAAVGSG, translated from the exons ATGGATCCCATGAAGGCACAGCAGCTGGCGGCGGAGCTGGAGGTGGAAATGATGGCTGACATGTACAACCG AATGACCAATGCCTGCCACAGGAAGTGTGTACCGCCGCATTACAAGGAGGCGGAACTGACAAAGGGCGAGTCAGTGTGTTTGGACCGCTGCGTGGCTAAATACCTGGACCTCCATGAGAGGCTGGGACGAAAGCTCACAGAGTTGTCTGTCCAGGACGAGGAAGTGATGAGGAAGGCAGCTGTGGGGAGCggatag
- the LOC117255917 gene encoding uncharacterized protein LOC117255917 isoform X2, with the protein MKEVCDAGVPDTTHQTAINKEGSSYSDTHLPQEYRMSLDHNLNPQTMERTSPPLSDTVAFSKKSDCDQEEEVEEEGEVDVLLYSPDKVPHIRECEKGLDNMAISPEEEEEDDETEIDVTGDEAE; encoded by the exons ATGAAG GAAGTCTGTGATGCAGGAGTGCCAGATACAACACACCAGACCGCTATCAACAAGGAAGGCTCATCTTACAGTGACACCCATCTGCCCCAAGAATACAGAATGTCTTTGGACCACAACTTGAATCCCCAGACCATGGAGAGAACTAGTCCACCTCTGTCAGACACTGTTGCTTTCAGCAAGAAATCAGACTGTGatcaagaagaagaagtggaggaggagggggaggtagATGTTCTGCTGTACTCCCCAGACAAAGTGCCTCACATCAGAGAGTGTGAGAAGGGACTGGACAACATGGCCATAAGtcctgaggaggaagaggaggatgatgaaACTGAGATTGATGTGACTGGAGATGAGGCAGAGTAA